A DNA window from Leishmania donovani BPK282A1 complete genome, chromosome 25 contains the following coding sequences:
- a CDS encoding n-terminal acetyltransferase complex ard1 subunit homolog, putative — translation MLPSTVPLSLLSPFSCLRLRMERQKVNVNRAALLQGDRRRAMTTYRRMTLCDTLQFNFVNLDQLTETYNTSFYGEYVTHWPEYQRMCVHPTTGIPMAYTLGKAEGQGEDYHGHVSAVSVAPTFRRVALGETLMAELAQMSELVHNAYFVDLFVRKSNQVAQDMYHRLGYIVYRTVLNYYHGDGPKGPFKSDEDALDMRLALRRDKERRKSSVIPLDRPIKPEELEWV, via the coding sequence ATGTTGCCAAGTACTGTACCCTtgtctcttctctctcccttctcctgccTGCGTCTGCGTATGGAACGACAAAAGGTAAACGTTAACagggcggcgttgctgcaggGCGACCGCCGACGTGCGATGACTACATATCGCCGCATGACGCTATGCGACACGCTGCAGTTTAATTTTGTAAATTTGGATCAACTAACAGAGACGTACAATACGTCCTTCTATGGCGAGTATGTGACGCACTGGCCGGAGTAccagcgcatgtgcgtgcaccCAACCACCGGTATTCCCATGGCCTACACGCTCGGCAAAGCGGAAGGACAGGGGGAGGACTATCACGGACACGTGTCCGCCGTTTCCGTGGCGCCAACGTTTCGGCGCGTCGCCCTCGGCGAGACCCTCATGGCCGAGTTGGCGCAGATGAGCGAGCTTGTGCACAATGCCTACTTTGTGGACCTCTTCGTCCGCAAAAGTAACCAGGTTGCGCAGGACATGTACCATCGACTGGGCTACATTGTCTACCGGACGGTGCTAAACTACTATCACGGCGACGGCCCCAAAGGCCCCTTCAAGAGTGACGAGGACGCACTGGACATGCGGCTTGCCCTGCGGCGTGACAAGGAGCGGCGAAAAAGTAGCGTCATTCCCCTAGACCGACCCATCAAACCCGAAGAACTGGAGTGGGTGTGA
- a CDS encoding beta galactofuranosyl transferase, whose protein sequence is MAPPRWHHDRRRMAIFVRVGLYTLLFLMGYIVPLIIFYNRSRADTFEDTPRSGEAFISDENFFHCIAERLSYKEQHPARIPYVLIPVTMDYQDIKQLFCNITVPMTYIMFINNGMFRPLRSLLDRLAVDLRDYVDQNLFIIHHPENIGYASAVNEGLRHALNFSVAKVPWVFITNADVRFAPGLIDEFVSQANEKTQGQLERIRRLDQEIIAEARTLRNVPNPRFAFRSSQHPIITASSLPYRIRTMPPEEMKKQFADTYGIFYTDHKDFMATFALSRLAIATVGFFDENYYPAYGEDHDYVWRMAALGYQKYFSEPGKFVHFENANLNVGGSARNRGIFKNTAYFLQSVKFGRMNYQPFRLQYRRAKWFPDGVTIYQDTGRNPLPFNGTIPLDMWVLDTDRRRSIWEIGENIRCHRDYKPYSMKLLDFPVDPS, encoded by the coding sequence atggcgccgcctcgctggcATCACGACCGCCGGCGCATGGCGATATTCGTCCGTGTCGGTCTTTACACACTTCTCTTCCTTATGGGCTACATTGTCCCGCTTATCATTTTTTATAATCGCTCGCGCGCAGACACCTTCGAGGATACCCCTCGTTCTGGTGAGGCGTTTATTAGTGACGAGAATTTTTTTCACTGCATCGCCGAGCGTCTCTCATATAAGGAACAACACCCAGCTAGAATCCCGTACGTGCTGATACCGGTAACGATGGATTATCAGGACATCAAGCAACTCTTCTGCAATATTACAGTCCCCATGACGTACATCATGTTTATCAACAACGGCATGTTCCGCCCACTACGCTCGCTTCTCGACCGCCTTGCCGTAGATCTGAGGGACTACGTCGACCAGAATCTCTTTATCATTCACCACCCCGAGAACATCGGCTACGCGTCTGCCGTGAACGAGGGCCTGCGTCACGCCCTCAACTTTTCCGTTGCCAAAGTGCCTTGGGTCTTCATCACCAATGCCGACGTGCGCTTTGCGCCGGGGCTCATCGACGAGTTTGTCTCGCAGGCAAACGAAAAGACACAAGGCCAGCTGGAGCGCATTCGCCGCCTAGACCAAGAGATCATTGCCGAAGCCAGGACGCTGCGAAACGTGCCAAATCCGCGGTTTGCCttccgcagcagccagcacCCCATCATTACGGCATCCTCGCTGCCATATCGTATTCGGACCATGCCCCCAGAGGAGATGAAGAAGCAGTTTGCCGACACGTACGGCATCTTTTACACAGACCACAAGGATTTCATGGCCACATTTGCGCTGTCCCGCCTCGCCATTGCGACCGTAGGGTTTTTTGACGAGAACTACTACCCCGCCTACGGCGAAGATCATGACTACGTGTGGCGCATGGCTGCTTTGGGCTACCAAAAGTACTTCTCCGAGCCTGGCAAGTTTGTGCACTTTGAAAACGCGAACCTCAACGTCGGTGGGTCGGCCAGGAACCGGGGAATCTTCAAGAACACTGCCTACTTTCTCCAGAGCGTCAAGTTTGGGCGTATGAACTATCAACCATTTCGCCTCCAATATCGCCGTGCCAAGTGGTTTCCTGATGGGGTCACAATCTATCAAGATACCGGGCGCAATCCACTGCCGTTTAACGGAACTATTCCTCTCGACATGTGGGTACTCGACACTGACAGGCGGAGGTCCATATGGGAAATCGGTGAAAACATtcgctgccaccgcgacTACAAGCCGTACAGCATGAAGCTACTGGACTTTCCTGTTGACCCCAGCTAA